The Coregonus clupeaformis isolate EN_2021a chromosome 8, ASM2061545v1, whole genome shotgun sequence genome has a segment encoding these proteins:
- the LOC121572005 gene encoding piggyBac transposable element-derived protein 4: MESDTEMEDFDRSEEGSNWSDDSYLADEDFSFDYQEGVDPHEDALDWEEEDSNESASDSPPRVTPRIESQSESGVNGSESPEETWLPCKGSQSTRTSSVETEEDEAPLLSTLHPDQQRSPSTKTHSPRKRVLASPSLKSKVPRLSTPRKTSRLPHRTTESDQPWKTEEDPDEGPQPLRFCPSRPPGPQVDPSAMYSPLDLFQMFFTKVTVRTLCDNTNRQAARNIGRGKKFKWIDITVKEFYKFIGLVFFTALVKTRAISDYWITNSIFSIPFPATVMNRDRYRIISWNIHMSDPDEDAVNDSKKGTPEYDRLFRLKPLMNDIRHACMSCFHPHRNLAVDERMVASKARNGLIEYIKSKPTKFGFKIFVLADSSNGYTVDYTVYIGKNTFPVGFGICYDSVMSLVRPSVLGSGYHVYLDNYFSSPKLFKDLFDMKMGACGTMREGRQGFPRAEENALTKKSPRGSLRWIREGSLLFVKWKDAREVSMGTTIHQAYGGEKINRKHKNKDGKWSHESIPVPTPILEYNKNMGGVDLSDQLITYFSAHRKTMKWYRTLFYHFVDIATTNSYIIHKDLCKVNKMQPMTHKEFTQALVAQLCEVSIETQSKPKNTGHTPVPIKPVADKSKRSSAGRKRCELCKKSGHSKDTPWKCNECGVPLCVIPDRNCFHDWHNLEGMAPVEYQSSDS; encoded by the exons ATGGAAAGCGACACCGAGATGGAGGACTTCGATAGAAGCGAGGAAGGAAGCAATTGGTCTGATGATAGTTACCTTGCAGACGAAGACTTCAGCTTCGACTATCAGGAGGGAGTGGATCCACATGAGGACGC TCTTGATTGGGAAGAGGAGGACTCGAATGAATCAGCAAGCGACTCACCACCCAGAGTCACCCCAAGGATAGAGAGCCAATCTGAGAGCGGGGTAAATGGTTCTGAGTCTCCAGAAGAAACATGGTTACCATGCAAAGGGTCACAGTCAACAAGGACATCAAG TGTTGAAACTGAAGAAGATGAAGCCCCACTGCTGAGCACCTTACATCCAGACCAACAGCGTAGCCCATCAACAAAGACCCATTCCCCACGCAAACGAGTGCTGGCCTCACCCTCATTAAAGTCCAAAGTACCACGTCTCTCAACCCCAAGAAAAACCTCTCGCTTACCACACAGAACAACCGAGTCAGATCAGCCATGGAAAACAGAGGAAGACCCTGATGAGGGTCCTCAACCTTTGAGATTTTGTCCAAGCAGACCTCCTGGACCTCAAGTAGATCCCTCAGCCATGTACTCACCGTTAGACTTATTTCAAATGTTTTTTACCAAAGTCACGGTCAGAACCCTCTGCGACAATACAAATAGACAAGCGGCTAGAAACATTGGTAGGGGCAAAAAGTTTAAGTGGATAGATATAACTGTGAAGGAGTTTTACAAATTCATTGGATTGGTCTTCTTTACTGCGCTGGTTAAGACAAGAGCTATCAGTGATTACTGGATAACAAACTCCATCTTCTCGATTCCGTTTCCAGCTACTGTGATGAACAGGGATAGATACAGAATCATATCATGGAACATTCACATGAGTGATCCTGATGAGGACGCTGTCAATGACAGTAAAAAGGGCACACCTGAATATGATAGGCTATTTCGGCTCAAACCATTAATGAATGACATTCGTCATGCCTGCATGTCCTGTTTCCACCCACATAGAAACCTGGCTGTAGATGAAAGGATGGTGGCATCAAAAGCAAGAAATGGGTTGATTGAATATATCAAGTCAAAGCCCACTAAATTTGGCTTTAAGATTTTTGTGTTAGCTGACTCCAGCAATGGCTATACAGTGGACTATACTGTGTATATCGGCAAGAACACGTTTCCCGTTGGCTTTGGAATTTGTTACGATTCAGTGATGTCCCTCGTAAGGCCCTCTGTCCTTGGCTCAGGTTACCATGTGTACCTTGACAACTACTTCTCCAGCCCAAAACTATTCAAGGACTTATTTGACATGAAAATGGGAGCGTGTGGTACCATGCGGGAAGGCAGACAGGGTTTCCCAAGAGCAGAAGAAAATGCACTGACCAAGAAATCCCCAAGAGGATCTTTACGGTGGATAAGGGAGGGCTCCCTGCTCTTTGTGAAGTGGAAGGATGCCCGGGAAGTGTCGATGGGTACCACCATTCATCAAGCGTATGGAGGGGAGAAAATAAACAGGAAACACAAGAATAAGGATGGCAAATGGTCTCATGAGTCAATTCCAGTACCCACCCCCATTCTAGAATACAATAAAAACATGGGAGGTGTTGACTTATCTGACCAACTGATTACGTACTTCTCAGCCCACCGCAAAACAATGAAGTGGTACCGAACATTGTTCTACCATTTTGTGGACATAGCGACTACTAACAGCTACATCATTCACAAGGATCTGTGTAAAGTGAACAAGATGCAGCCCatgacccacaaagaattcacaCAAGCGCTCGTGGCCCAGCTTTGCGAGGTGTCCATTGAGACTCAGTCCAAGCCGAagaacactggacacacacctgtCCCGATCAAGCCTGTGGCAGACAAAAGCAAGAGAAGCTCTGCAGGACGAAAGCGCTGCGAACTCTGCAAGAAATCGGGACACTCCAAAGACACTCCCTGGAAGTGCAATGAGTGTGGTGTACCACTCTGTGTCATTCCAGACAGAAATTGCTTTCATGATTGGCACAACCTTGAAGGAATGGCCCCAGTTGAGTATCAGTCTTCTGACTCTTGA
- the LOC121572007 gene encoding uncharacterized protein LOC121572007, with product MGLSLVGAQHALGTSSGFRRVRNRREVDSDIDFEEESTVLDEVQLVVPLDDVPDVPLLPAILEEVPDVPTIHEEATGNWQLIPIRFSSLYCGPVVIRNNAGPVAEAWRTFQFISPIITYMRGGSQQVVVRMHHASRVRGLETQLMWAISKETNRLSPEGIPYCATKVQSISWIQYVAGRVTQYASHLRHETSVAVTLGCYQQTDVSVAYATLHMGLDGLLSFSAWSEAASVSTPTTQQFTEPEPEGHNCYEGWEEDLLPEEREVPLLNLYLTTKRVEDIGLRLISLRPGLYCETLLGSTLSRNHLFVAGKVLLGALVQVHQMDEAEFIRAYNDFVNYLSDPSKQIDIERELAETKIHHVNLIDVLFELVLFGMMTAQKSLMVQPGGFMERLYALLYSFLPTVASIEPKAERYLLLLNGGLMALLDDMFGQQLAWYFNRESLVTELSSLLEYHLEYLMASM from the exons ATGGGACTGAGCTTGGTGGGTGCGCAGCACGCTTTGGGAACCTCGTCCGGCTTCAGAAG GGTTCGCAATCGTCGGGAGGTGGACAGCGACATCGACTTCGAAGAGG AATCAACTGTCCTGGATGAGGTCCAGTTGGTTGTGCCATTGGATGATGTGCCGGATGTACCACTGCTGCCAGCCATCCTTGAGGAGGTGCCAGATGTGCCGACTATCCATGAG GAGGCCACTGGTAATTGGCAGTTGATACCGATTAGGTTTAGCTCCCTGTACTGTGGGCCTGTTGTGATCAGG AACAATGCCGGTCCGGTGGCTGAAGCTTGGAGAACTTTCCAGTTCATCAGCCCCATTATCACCTACATGCGTGGGGGATCCCAG CAGGTGGTGGTGAGGATGCACCATGCGAGTAGGGTTCGAGGCCTGGAGACTCAACTGATGTGGGCCATCTCCAAGGAGACAAACAGACTTAGTCCAGAGGGCATCCCCTACTGTGCCACCAAGGTGCAGTCCATCTCTTGGATCCAG TATGTGGCTGGCAGGGTGACACAGTATGCGTCTCACCTCCGCCACGAGACGTCTGTGGCCGTGACGCTTGGCTGCTACCAG CAAACTGATGTCTCGGTGGCGTACGCCACTCTCCACATGGGGCTGGATGGGCTGCTCTCCTTCTCGGCGTGGTCGGAGGCTGCCTCCGTCTCTACGCCCACCACTCAGCAGTTCACTGAGCCAGAGCCTGAGGGCCACAACTGCTATGAG GGCTGGGAGGAGGACCTGCTGCCTGAGGAGAGGGAGGTTCCTCTGCTAAA cctctACCTTACCACCAAGAGAGTGGAGGACATCGGCCTGAGGCTCATCTCCCTGCGCCCAGGCCTTTACTGTGA gACCCTGCTCGGTTCCACCCTGAGCAGGAACCATCTGTTTGTGGCGGGAAAGGTCCTACTGGGCGCACTGGTTCAGGTCCACCAGATG GATGAGGCCGAATTCATCCGTGCCTATAACGACTTTGTGAACTACCTGAGTGACCCCTCCAAGCAGATTGACATTGAGAGGGAGCTGGCTGAGACAAAG ATCCATCATGTTAACCTGATAGACGTCCTTTTTGAGCTGGTGCTGTTTGGGATGATGACAGCTCAGAAATCCCTGATGGTG CAACCTGGTGGGTTCATGGAGCGTCTGTACGCTCTCCTGTACTCCTTCCTGCCCACTGTTGCCAGCATTGAGCCAAAGGCTGAGAGATACCTGTTGCTGCTCAAT GGCGGGCTGATGGCTCTGCTAGATGACATGTTTGGGCAGCAGCTGGCCTGGTACTTTAACCGAGAGTCTCTGGTCACTGAGCTCTCCAGCCTCCTGGAGTACCACCTGGAGTACCTCATGGCCAGCATGTAG
- the LOC121555722 gene encoding E3 SUMO-protein ligase ZBED1-like: MDLPKHKLIQDIITRWNSSFEMLERFLEQQPAIMATLMSKDLRKGVTDVGTLSESDIANMDDIVQLMGPVKMATTVMCEEDQPTLSVIAPLQAKLLKHLQPCEDDSTLVAEIKRVMASDLSTRYRGTQDALNIASALDPRFKELPYLEKEDREQVYTKLVFEAEVSHQMQAMGNQEEDEGSSSTKLSGFNEETTAPNESPPCKKKALDALFGDSFTQRERKSTSETARAEVLKYRAKDALPLTENAMKWWRSQEKELPVLSSLAKRYLCIPGTSVPAERVLVLLAT, encoded by the exons ATGGATTTACCAAAACATAAACTGATCCAAGACATAATCACCAGATGGAACAGTTCATTCGAAATGCTTGAACGTTTTTTGGAACAACAGCCAGCTATAATGGCAACTCTGATGTCCAAGGATCTACGAAAGGGGGTCACAGATGTAGGCACGCTGAGTGAGAGTGATATTGCCAACATGGATGACATTGTTCAGTTGATGGGTCCTGTCAAAATGGCAACCACTGTGATGTGTGAAGAAGACCAGCCAACTCTCTCTGTAATTGCTCCTCTTCAAGCAAAACTGCTGAAACACCTACAGCCATGCGAAGACGACTCAACCCTGGTTGCAGAGATTAAGAGGGTGATGGCCAGTGACCTCTCCACACGCTACAGAGGCACCCAAGATGCTCTCAACATAG CATCAGCGTTGGACCCGCGATTTAAAGAACTGCCCTAcctggaaaaagaggacagagaacaggtctACACAAAACTGGTTTTTGAGGCAGAAGTGTCCCACCAG ATGCAAGCAATGGGAAATCAGGAGGAAGACGAGGGAAGCTCAAGCACAAAGCTGTCAGGATTCAATGAAGAGACCACAG CTCCAAATGAGTCACCTCCTTGTAAGAAGAAAGCCTTAGATGCGCTGTTTGGCGATTCCTTCACCcaaagagaaagaaaatccacaagCGAGACAGCCAGAGCAGAGGTGTTAAAGTACCGAGCAAAAGATGCGTTGCCTTTGACTGAAAATGCCATGAAGTGGTGGAGATCTCAGGAGAaagagctacctgtactttccTCCCTTGCTAAACGGTACCTGTGCATTCCAGGCACCAGTGTGCCAGCAGAACGAGTTTTAGTACTGCTGGCGACATAG